In Calliopsis andreniformis isolate RMS-2024a chromosome 8, iyCalAndr_principal, whole genome shotgun sequence, one DNA window encodes the following:
- the Mv gene encoding lysosomal-trafficking regulator mauve, producing MLCDRVTCNNSGPRKPPEDTLYPWFSFDELLSYEEDTRLKTEDREEDDEKEYEERLGMSSASTNKLQILWDHFIHAEPQSYEKSSWLDVFLAELLAEVKEGRDVKDALSFCSVGGGVSTLIACELLSDVHGLCAKTNNGDELIGLRKYLTQDRGWRCLAALQLLGVRGLSCGRELVALLVALYPVALPEEENKEKSTIYEGSARSSTVESARNPYVKFHSNDDTVDTVDIVPHAKRKLSKTGRNGVSYEGNVSSRRRTNRRFSVGAKVPVHHKQRSFSMLETRRDTPETASSESELLTDGIDRARSLTLKIRLNPMDFEYFTSVVRSDEEQKWQAALYELPPRPAKKMPQDYIDPRIKDVLDARISNFETSLLIIQLLQGLRDYDTPAEQTPAVQVLKFALDTLWSLQFGIDCAGLNNIECATLKAAASRLMLMALERALRANEPTTAVIHNGLLPMAVRLLKDACSKPLNVFSPEEGSLLQEFIFATAYGIVTFLYCLLHQQGAAVDKLCDFLELFLLFIESQDGELVGRTIFAIVDLPSVDPPRSLIRARKVIDMIGALMNVLKSVRRDISQKTQNNRGKRKQSVDNVHVYHHSNVLGSPYSQPVDANVTKRPCSISSLFMILTNLLKESHRLTSELQVRLIKVSTMAGTCCCFPPRVLVSSVVTLLKRHNPLTYVPAVALLERTLFKELGAYSESDLCEICDSPTSISWDFLELYADLLTPDESKLCYCIMAHLLKVCPSSRFHVRRELLQKVFYPTFLKAKNWYRSDSGSVTAKFLIQSCLSAITCLIMNAQLCEVFTEMNGLEEALVLLSNTAFTRSVYALLEVTVIIEILRTNVVESDPESIEKPALKSLLESLERETTKLLDTLEEERTLEKSKEKVTETCNVETCGQNVEETASTDTENDNRAEVWTDTFSYYPKVLYSSEVIATSSEVDDDKDASRRIDMHRASAAWRAAAGVVLCSPKFRTQLASHVVSEKSLELFKTLATRISTDSITDTNKSAHRLFEALLTCYLTSPLCDCNVVMELGRTLMDAGIKLGRGLAVIVETLLKVSMLKPAQEETVPQYTRPRLPTMTLDAMPDCGADDSSTGEYVTADDGYEADVEVQGRSPHNNTMKRSNSLGPVVEPRSHANANPALCSLAVDLLIHFSEQGLDTERGTIITAGLRKVAITCRESASSCAALAGSGVIAKLLNGFRDIFASRDTQYQDLQHAVLEVFTLLATQSISPSELVMYLSLFKVDAPPLLSLLEPLFHLVLAARPQPNFILTFPVHSEAKVLPKSHPEKNKNLEKVENLVNNFRKRHLAMGICSPWSVHAACLPVGPELAWPVWLHGCSVSMWLRVERGSSVSSKGTIMTTSPLLDSDNDSLSDWGVLSDNWSREDQSVSDIFSGKSVVAGSTSPPTPTSIIHLMSIGFESLVLETWLDLRSDKLILRLTRPDDKTNRTISETSIAGMLPSGRWHHLALNFKDTVLNKRSAVVEVVLWVDGWREINATLPFDGLLVRKPGTTCVLLGQIGTSSIGAWYLGNVMVFRCPVFTKERALYLASLGPNYTNLAECILNTEKPDFAPLIASGALDGIREVRFEGGKFDTNRRKSYGGTYLRHAVETKVCDTKIDWDTVMDATHSHLGELQDNLLLSYEAQNPNIVHLYPQAIANSAAVIRNLFPGQPGFRVLSAPEHRVSQQPPLSVSPISTVRLECQQYRGLVPAAILVGGVPIFLYLFARVVELNSTEEEQALALSIVLHLIRNDSELLNQYRSEGGTSLILRVLESPRCHAGRHILKAMLDAACDSSILIKDIGSGNHSISQNCEAVITDSELIKGVLAAWRTWAKYDTLNLLLQALLLLLRDQHSQREFNASQLNRVGIVDTILTICKEHFLYEELGAVLDYATGTAVVELIRALMGAPPEFAHLVAITDYLVLVHQASETYITHSTHNIYFLLPSLGEKKPVKLNSMITTSSSEESIEILENSKLSKALMNAQIQKNKLSKRKERRNGPPQDTSAGEDSGIAASDGSNPLSNDKQSTWTDERRACQGLVCEGLLLLLRDAVRVLPDSQVGPVLKHVLRAELLLVLANNPDARVRTALIKVVQTYLQRASDEEVNKFIKQKYFMHLGNQIALYPGSEPLVVALANLALRGPTLAAMPPLMATIAKASAAEPNVARPIVSFITDIIAKNSNALRMLLEQGLIESLVQALVGAAHKGGSTSLYRDIHVLLVAIATKLLEQPGNHQMQSVLDLHLILNHMELKEKSHCIKNRTCVSVVRDAQVALFDGELDVLTAKVSNQSGFRLRSTASYLASASHITSVFMTSSDQSDHGSRSSSFTSLHAPTVATMREPGKGELLDRFRIILTRAVEFITAADESPSGNELQLTKRLFSILLHGFCNPVEKKNHWSSGWSTRHPLRKYTAKIMVWLLGPHQSNNTRIFAVRSLMEEPKTREILSSLLEVHPQIEQKFTVFFWDLLQRRDEMPSADARICLELREALSIWDLAKGIEQASPGIWNEELALLRRELMRDRDIWIDNNLPAIQRIGNRFDVLTKQLTESAMTITRMVVEEQNQERKVLMERLKHSRAMEAQAVAKWRDLARRLTHEKAPWHFPKSYPQSWELDPTEGPARVRIRLQRCHLNISKRFFMPEYQGKLEAAEIEAPLSYLFISDRQDANATALIERLHTSERIRKMSQAKVVTPRAELAGEVLIGETCLYFVPDNPDMPLHTDIALGGLDLAMVGGTAWRLEDIRELHRRRYQLQERAIEIFLITGRTYLLAFNSSKERDEFVTELSACNLPRRIPGDDLSEAITLWRSGALTNWEYITCLNKLAGRSYNDLMQYPVFPFVLADYTSEKIDLNNPKIYRNFKRPMAVQDKKNEQHYINNYNYLKQALSEGLNLIALNQEPFHYGSHYSNSGTVLHFLVRLPPFTSMFLCYQDDNFDIPDRTFHALATTWRLTSCDSTTDVKELIPEFFYLPEFLLNSEGFNFGVRQNGNRVGDVELPKWCGGDARLFILAHRAALEADLVREVLPYWIDLVFGFRQTGKPAVEAINVFHPATYYGFNVEQIADPLERQAWETMVRTYGQTPAQLFRAAHPLPIQNLGNTVVHTSLPQVIEGVDGIKWGNYVGAPGNEPVLCWKHKHRAPLTCLVPLMTGDVFGLPNYTTLLLGYTKEKGASMLSGTSVLGAALVSWSGTDGIARLKSKKEQPPRPLIKSSGLDPITVLGSAPDCGQLWIGHLSGRVAVYTYTVVPSKIDFSSAPASVLLAHWSRVTTISLSRAFSIAVTGDASGVIVIWDLNSLTYIRSISCDQNYPIRSLAISETLGDIAVNYETTKTVENASSSQSELKVFTINARAVGSVLSRRKITALCYSNAPEGVSVNVIATGLDNGVIRLWSSWDLRLVREIVNGTKGCGAVIALAWALDQHHFYAVTEDFTVLIWEGSKRLSNGTPKFVNLTSL from the exons ATGTTAT GTGATCGGGTTACGTGCAATAACAGTGGTCCTCGAAAACCACCCGAGGACACTCTCTACCCATGGTTCAGCTTCGACGAGCTGCTGAGCTATGAGGAAGACACGAGGCTGAAGACCGAGGACAGGGAGGAAGACGACGAGAAGGAATACGAGGAACGTCTAGGAATGTCTTCGGCTTCGACCAACAAGCTGCAGATTTTGTGGGACCATTTCATTCACGCAGAGCCTCAGAGTTACGAG AAATCATCCTGGCTGGACGTATTCCTCGCAGAGCTTCTCGCCGAAGTGAAAGAAGGTCGAGATGTGAAAGATGCCCTATCGTTTTG TTCTGTCGGCGGTGGAGTCTCTACCCTCATAGCGTGCGAGCTGCTGTCGGATGTCCACGGGCTCTGCGCGAAGACGAACAACGGTGACGAGCTTATCGGCTTGAGGAAGTACCTTACGCAAGATCGTGGCTGGCGTTGTCTGGCCGCCCTCCAGCTACTCGGAGTACGCGGCCTCTCTTGTGGACGAGAGCTAGTCGCTTTGCTTGTCGCATTGTACCCAGTAGCCCTTCCAGAAGAGGAAAACAAGGAGAAGTCGACGATCTACGAAGGATCCGCGCGTTCGTCCACGGTCGAATCCGCGCGCAATCCCTATGTAAAATTTCACAGCAACGACGACACCGTCGACACGGTAGATATCGTGCCGCATGCGAAGCGTAAACTGAGCAAAACTGGTCGAAACGGCGTTTCCTACGAGGGCAATGTGTCGTCACGCAGAAGAACGAACCGTCGATTTAGTGTCGGCGCCAAGGTGCCGGTCCACCATAAGCAAAGATCGTTCAGTATGCTCGAAACGCGCCGTGACACGCCGGAAACCGCCAGCAGCGAGTCCGAACTGCTGACAGACGGCATTGATCGGGCACGATCTCTCACGCTCAAGATCCGTCTGAACCCTATGGACTTCGAGTACTTCACCTCCGTCGTCAGGAGCGACGAGGAGCAGAAATGGCAAGCGGCGCTTTATGAGCTGCCTCCAAGGCCTGCAAAGAAGATGCCGCAGGATTATATAGATCCGAGGATCAAGGATGTTTTGGATGCTAGGATCAGTAACTTCGAGACCAGCTTGCTGATCATCCAGCTACTTCAGGGACTCAGAGACTACGATACCCCAGCTGAACAGACTCCAGCTGTGCAGGTGTTGAAGTTCGCTTTGGATACGCTGTGGTCGCTGCAGTTTGGTATAGATTGTGCTGGGTTGAATAATATCGAGTGCGCCACGCTGAAGGCTGCAGCCTCGAGGCTTATGTTGATGGCTTTGGAGCGTGCTTTAAGAGCGAATGAACCGACCACGGCTGTCATTCACAATGGATTACTGCCAATGGCTGTGAGATTACTCAAGGATGCCTGCAGCAAGCCACTGAACGTGTTTTCGCCGGAGGAAGGCTCGCTGCTGCAGGAGTTCATCTTCGCCACTGCGTATGGGATTGTTACGTTTTTGTATTGCTTGCTACATCAACAGGGTGCCGCTGTGGATAAACTGTGCGACTTCCTGGAACTGTTTCTACTGTTCATCGAGAGCCAGGATGGCGAGCTTGTCGGCAGAACTATTTTCGCGATTGTTGACCTaccgagcgttgatccacccagGTCGCTCATTCGCGCCAGAAAGGTCATTGATATGATAGGTGCGCTTATGAATGTGCTCAAGTCAGTGCGACGCGATATTTCGCAGAAAACACAGAACAACCGAGGGAAGCGCAAACAGAGTGTCGACAACGTCCACGTTTATCATCACTCGAACGTTTTGGGATCGCCTTACTCTCAGCCAGTCGATGCCAATGTGACGAAACGACCATGCAGCATTTCTTCATTGTTCATGATCCTCACGAATCTCCTGAAGGAGTCTCATCGGCTTACCAGCGAGCTGCAGGTCAGATTGATCAAAGTTTCCACGATGGCGGGTACTTGTTGCTGCTTCCCACCTAGAGTGCTAGTGTCCAGCGTCGTTACCCTCTTGAAAAGACATAATCCACTGACTTACGTCCCTGCCGTGGCCCTCTTGGAGAGAACTCTCTTCAAGGAACTCGGTGCTTACTCGGAATCAGACTTGTGCGAAATCTGTGACAGTCCCACTAGTATTTCTTGGGACTTTCTTGAACTCTATGCTGACCTGTTGACCCCTGATGAGTCGAAACTGTGCTACTGCATCATGGCTCATTTGCTGAAAGTGTGTCCAAGTTCCAGGTTTCATGTCAGGCGGGAGCTGCTTCAGAAAGTCTTCTATCCTACCTTCTTGAAGGCTAAAAACTGGTACAGATCGGATAGTGGAAGCGTGACAGCAAAGTTCCTTATTCAGTCTTGCCTCTCCGCGATAACCTGCTTGATCATGAATGCACAGTTATGCGAGGTATTCACGGAAATGAATGGACTAGAGGAAGCATTGGTCTTGCTTTCGAATACAGCATTTACGAGGAGTGTCTACGCTCTTCTTGAAGTTACTGTTATCATCGAGATTTTGAGGACGAATGTAGTGGAATCTGATCCTGAAAGTATAGAGAAACCTGCACTGAAATCTCTACTTGAGTCTTTGGAAAGAGAAACCACAAAGTTATTAGATACTTTGGAAGAAGAGAGGACACTCGAGAAGAGCAAAGAAAAAGTCACTGAAACTTGCAATGTGGAAACCTGTGGTCAAAATGTTGAAGAGACAGCAAGCACCGACACGGAGAACGATAACAGAGCCGAGGTTTGGACAGACACGTTTTCGTATTATCCAAAAGTATTGTACAGTTCTGAAGTCATAGCGACGTCTTCAGAAGTCGatgacgataaagatgcaagcaGGAGAATAGATATGCATCGAGCAAGCGCTGCATGGAGAGCTGCAGCAGGGGTGGTCCTATGCAGTCCGAAATTTCGCACGCAATTAGCATCTCACGTCGTCTCAGAAAAATCATTAGAGCTTTTTAAGACACTTGCAACTCGTATCTCCACGGACAGTATTACTG ATACCAACAAATCAGCGCATAGACTCTTCGAGGCTTTACTCACGTGCTACCTGACGTCCCCGTTGT GTGATTGCAACGTAGTCATGGAGCTGGGAAGAACGCTAATGGATGCAGGCATCAAACTGGGACGAGGACTGGCAGTGATCGTGGAAACTCTGTTAAAAGTCTCCATGCTGAAACCGGCACAAGAAGAAACAGTACCCCAGTATACCCGTCCAAGA TTACCGACAATGACGTTAGACGCAATGCCAGACTGTGGTGCAGATGATAGCAGCACAGGTGAATACGTAACTGCAGACGATGGCTATGAAGCTGACGTCGAAGTACAAGGAAGAAGTCCCCATAATAACACCATGAAGAGGAGCAATTCTCTGGGACCTGTGGTCGAGCCTAGAAGCCATGCTAATGCAAATCCAGCCCTATGTTCTTTGGCAGTGGATTTGTTAATTCATTTTAGTGAACA GGGTTTGGACACTGAAAGAGGGACCATCATAACTGCAGGTTTAAGAAAAGTTGCAATCACGTGTAGGGAAAGTGCATCGAGCTGTGCCGCTTTGGCAGGGTCAGGGGTCATTGCAAAGTTGTTGAATGGTTTCAGGGATATCTTCGCTAGCAGGGATACTCAGTATCAAG acttGCAGCACGCAGTTCTGGAAGTCTTTACCTTACTAGCAACACAGTCAATTTCACCCTCGGAATTAGTTATGTATTTGTCTCTGTTTAAAGTTGACGCACCTCCACTTCTATCACTACTGGAaccactgttccatctggttttAGCAGCGCGCCCTCAGCCTAATTTTATCTTGACATTTCCCGTGCATTCTGAAGCAAAAGTATTGCCAAAAAGTCATCCagaaaagaacaaaaatttAGAAAAGGTCGAAAATCTTGTGAACAACTTTAGAAAAAGGCATCTTGCAATGGGAATATGCAGTCCTTGGTCTGTCCATGCAGCCTGCTTGCCAGTTGGTCCTGAGTTGGCCTGGCCAGTTTGGCTGCATGGGTGTTCCGTTTCtatgtggctgagggttgaaaggGGATCATCTGTTAGCAGCAAAGGGACTATTATGACCACGTCACCATTACTCGATTCGGATAACGATAGCTTATCAGACTGGGGCGTTCTGTCAGACAATTGGAGTCGCGAAG ACCAATCAGTGTCTGATATATTCTCGGGTAAATCAGTTGTGGCAGGCTCAACATCTCCACCTACTCCAACATCGATCATTCACTTGATGTCCATTGGATTCGAATCTTTAGTGTTAGAAACATGGTTGGATCTTAGGTCAG ATAAGTTAATCCTACGATTAACGCGGCCTGATGACAAGACCAATCGAACGATCTCTGAGACATCGATAGCCGGGATGCTTCCTTCTGGTCGATGGCATCACCTGGCCTTGAATTTTAAGGACACTGTTTTAAATAAACGTAGCGCCGTGGTGGAGGTCGTTCTCTGGGTGGATGGCTGGAGAGAAATTAATGCAACATTGCCATTCGATGGTTTGCTGGTGAGAAAACCTGGTACCACATGCGTTCTGCTAGGACAAATTGGAACAAGCAGTATTGGTGCTTGGTATCTGGGAAACGTAATGGTATTCAG GTGTCCAGTATTTACAAAGGAGAGAGCATTGTACTTGGCCAGCCTTGGGCCTAATTACACTAATCTTGCTGAATGCATTTTAAACACAGAGAAGCCAGATTTCGCGCCATTAATTGCATCTGGGGCATTGGACGGTATTCGGGAAGTAAGATTTG aGGGAGGAAAATTTGATACGAATCGGCGGAAGTCATATGGTGGAACTTACTTAAGACATGCGGTCGAGACCAAAGTATGCGACACTAAAATCGATTGGGACACTGTGATGGATGCAACCCACTCGCATCTAGGAGAATTACAAGACAATCTGCTTCTCAGTTACGAGGCACAGAATCCTAACATCGtgcacctctatcctcaagctatTGCGAATTCTGCTG CTGTGATAAGAAATCTATTTCCGGGTCAACCAGGTTTTAGGGTTCTCTCAGCGCCAGAGCACAGAGTTTCACAGCAACCACCTTTGTCTGTCTCTCCAATCTCAACTGTTCGATTAGAATGCCAACAGTACAGAGGATTGGTACCTGCTGCCATTTTAGTGGGTGGTGTGCCCATATTTCTCTATCTCTTCGCGAGA GTTGTTGAATTAAATTCAACCGAGGAAGAGCAAGCATTAGCTCTGTCAATAGTTCTTCATTTAATACGAAATGATTCTGAACTATTGAATCAATATCGATCAGAAGGTGGAACATCGTTAATCTTGCGCGTTTTAGAATCACCGCGATGTCACGCAGGTAGACATATTCTGAAAGCAATGTTAGACGCAGCTTGTGATAGTTCGATCCTAATAAAAGATATCGGAAGCGGTAATCATTCGATTTCACAAAATTGCGAAGCTGTTATCACGGATTCTGAACTGATCAAAGGTGTGCTGGCCGCGTGGAGAACGTGGGCTAAATATGACACGTTAAACTTGCTATTGCAAGCACTGTTATTACTGCTTAGAGACCAACATTCGCAGCGCGAATTCAACGCGTCTCAATTGAACAGAGTAGGAATCGTTGACACGATTTTAACAATATGCAAG GAACACTTCCTGTACGAAGAATTGGGCGCTGTCCTTGATTACGCAACAGGAACAGCGGTGGTGGAATTGATAAGAGCTCTCATGGGAGCTCCTCCAGAATTTGCacacctagttgcaattactgatTACCTAGTTCTCGTTCATCAAGCGTCAGAAACATACATCACTCATTCTACgcataatatatattttttattacccTCCCTTGGAGAGAAAAAACCAGTGAAACTTAATTCAATGATAACTACAAGTTCTTCAGAGGAATCTATAGAAATCTTGGAGAACAGCAAATTAAGCAAAGCTTTAATGAATGCACAG atacaaaaaaataaattatcAAAAAGGAAAGAGCGTCGAAATGGTCCCCCTCAAGATACCAGTGCTGGAGAAGATTCAGGGATCGCTGCTAGCGATGGATCTAATCCTCTGAGCAAT GATAAACAGTCTACGTGGACCGACGAAAGAAGGGCCTGCCAAGGGCTGGTTTGTGAAGGTCTTCTACTACTGCTACGAGATGCAGTCAGAGTTTTACCCGACAGTCAAGTGGGTCCAGTACTCAAGCACGTCCTGAGAGCTGAACTGTTACTTGTATTGGCTAATAATCCCGACGCCAGAGTTCGTACAGCGTTAATCAAG GTGGTGCAAACGTATCTGCAACGCGCCAGCGATGAAGAGGTCAACAAatttataaaacaaaaatatttcatgCACCTGGGGAATCAAATTGCCTTATATCCTGGCAGTGAACCACTTGTAGTCGCCCTGGCAAACTTAGCTTTGAGAGGACCAACCCTAGCAGCGATGCCTCCATTAATGGCTACGATTGCGAAAGCTTCAGCTGCTGAACCGAATGTGGCTAGACCAATAGTGTCATTCATTACCGACATAATCGCAAAG AACTCTAATGCTCTAAGGATGCTGCTAGAACAAGGGCTGATTGAATCGCTAGTTCAAGCATTAGTTGGGGCAGCTCATAAGGGTGGCTCTACATCCCTTTATCGAGACATTCATGTGCTCCTTGTCGCCATTGCTACGAAACTTTTGGAGCAGCCTGGAAACCATCAGATGCAGTCTGTTCTAGACTTGCATCTGATACTGAATCATATGGAACTAAAAGAAAAGTCCCATTGTATTAAGAACAGGACTTGCGTGTCAGTAGTGAGAGACGCACAGGTTGCGCTCTTTGACGGAGAGCTCGATGTGCTCACAGCAAAAGTTTCGAATCAATCTGGTTTCCGGCTGCGTAGCACAGCATCCTACCTCGCTTCAGCATCTCACATAACTTCAG TTTTCATGACATCCAGCGATCAAAGTGATCACGGATCCCGATCATCCAGTTTCACCAGTCTGCATGCGCCAACTGTTGCTACGATGCGCGAACCAGGCAAGGGAGAACTGCTCGATCGATTTCGCATCATCTTAACGCGGGCTGTTGAATTCATAACAGCAGCTGACGAGTCACCGTCTGGGAACGAGCTACAACTGACCAAAAGACTCTTTTCAATTCTGTTACATGGCTTTTGTAATCCAGTAGAGAAGAAGAATCACTGGAGCAGCGGGTGGTCGACTAGGCACCCTCTGAGAAAATACACAGCCAAGATAATGGTATGGTTGCTTGGGCCTCACCAAAGTAACAACACAAGGATCTTTGCAGTCAGATCGCTCATGGAAGAGCCGAAAACCCGTGAAATCTTGTCTTCTCTCTTAGAAGTCCATCCCCAAATAGAGCAAAAGTTCACAGTCTTTTTCTGGGATCTCTTGCAAAGGCGTGACGAAATGCCCAGCGCTGATGCTAGAATATGCTTAGAATTGAGGGAGGCTCTGAGCATATGGGACTTAGCGAAGGGTATAGAACAAGCCAGTCCTGGCAtatggaacgaagaattggccttaTTGAGACGCGAACTAATGAGAGACCGCGACATATGGATCGATAATAATCTTCCAGCTATTCAAAGGATCGGCAACAGATTCGACGTGCTCACTAAACAGCTTACAGAGAgtgcaatgaccataacgcgTATGGTCGTAGAAGAACAGAACCAAGAACGTAAAGTATTAATGGAAAGACTGAAACATTCGAGGGCGATGGAGGCTCAAGCAGTCGCTAAGTGGAGAGATCTAGCCAGACGTTTGACACATGAGAAAGCTCCTTGGCATTTTCCCAAAAGTTATCCACAGAGTTGGGAATTGGATCCAACAGAAGGGCCTGCTAGAGTTAGAATACGATTGCAACGATGTCACCTAAATATCAGTAAAAGATTTTTCATGCCTGAATATCAGGGCAAATTAGAGGCAGCAGAGATCGAGGCACCATTGTCTTATCTATTTATTTCTGATAGACAAGATGCAAATGCTACGGCATTGATCGAACGACTGCACACTAGTGAAAGGATACGCAAAATGTCTCAAGCTAAAGTGGTTACTCCTAGAGCTGAACTAGCTGGTGAGGTTCTTATTGGAGAAACCTGTCTCTATTTTGTGCCTGATAATCCTGATATGCCGTTGCATACAGATATAGCTCTAGGTGGCTTAGATTTGGCTATGGTGGGTGGTACAGCTTGGCGTCTCGAAGATATTCGAGAACTGCATAGAAGAAGGTACCAGCTCCAAGAAAGAGCCATTGAAATATTCTTAATTACGGGGCGAACTTATCTGTTGGCATTCAACTCCTCCAAGGAAAGAGACGAGTTTGTAACAGAGCTATCTGCTTGCAATTTGCCAAGGAGAATACCTGGAGATGATTTAAGCGAAGCTATCACATTGTGGCGAAGCGGGGCTTTAACTAATTGGGAATACATAacttgtttaaataaattagctGGTCGTTCATACAATGATCTGATGCAGTACCCAGTGTTCCCGTTTGTTCTAGCGGATTACACTAGCGAAAAAATTGACTTGAACAACCCTAAAATTTATAG GAATTTCAAACGTCCTATGGCTGTGCAGGATAAAAAGAATGAGCAACATTATATAAACAATTACAAC tatttaaaacaaGCTCTGTCGGAAGGATTAAATCTGATTGCATTGAACCAAGAACCATTCCACTACGGATCACATTACAGTAATTCTGGAACGGTTTTACATTTTTTGGTACGATTACCACCCTTCACTAGTATGTTCCTGTGCTATCAAG ATGACAATTTTGATATCCCTGACCGAACTTTTCATGCGCTGGCTACTACATGGCGATTGACAAGTTGTGATTCCACAACAGATGTAAAAGAATTAATTCCTGAATTTTTCTATTTGCCTGAATTTTTACTAAATTCCGAAG GATTTAATTTTGGTGTCCGACAAAATGGTAATCGAGTGGGAGACGTTGAACTACCCAAATGGTGCGGTGGCGATGCACGACTTTTTATTCTAGCTCATAGAGCAGCATTAGAAGCTGATTTAGTAAGAGAAGTTTTACCCTATTGGATCGACTTGGTTTTTGGATTTAGGCAAACAGGAAAACCTGCTGTGGAAGCCATAAATGTTTTCCATCCAGCG ACTTACTATGGGTTTAATGTAGAACAAATAGCGGACCCCTTGGAACGTCAAGCATGGGAAACTATGGTACGAACTTATGGACAAACACCTGCACAACTATTTAGAGCTGCTCACCCATTGCCAATCCAAAACCTTGGGAATACAGTGGTGCATACTTCATTGCCACAAGTTATCGAAGGCGTGGATG GAATAAAATGGGGAAATTATGTGGGTGCACCAGGAAACGAGCCAGTCTTGTGTTGGAAACACAAACACAGAGCACCACTAACATGTTTAGTTCCTCTAATGACTGGAGACGTCTTTGGATTGCCTAATTACACGACTCTTCTACTTGGCTACACGAAAGAGAAGG GTGCAAGTATGTTAAGTGGAACATCTGTATTAGGAGCTGCTTTAGTATCGTGGAGCGGTACAGATGGAATTGCAAGACTGAAATCTAAAAAAGAACAACCACCTAGACCTCTAATCAAATCGTCAGGTCTCGACCCA ATCACTGTGTTAGGATCAGCGCCAGATTGTGGGCAACTCTGGATAGGCCACTTATCTGGCAGAGTTGCAGTTTATACATACACCGTTGTGCCAAGCAAAATCGACTTTAGTTCAGCACCAGCATCTGTACTTTTAGCTCATTGGAGTAGAGTGACGACAATTTCCCTTTCACGTGCATTTAGTATAGCTGTAACGGGCGATGCAAGTGGTGTTATCGTTATTTGGGATCTGAACAG TTTAACGTACATAAGGTCCATATCCTGTGATCAGAATTATCCTATTCGTTCGTTAGCGATTAGCGAAACTCTCGGAGATATTGCTGTTAATTATGAAACTACGAAAACAGTCGAGAATGCATCTTCGAGCCAATCTGAACTGAAAGTATTTACAATAAACGCGAGAGCAGTTGGATCTGTTTTGTCTAGAAGGAAGATAACAGCCCTTTGCTATAGCAACGCACCTGAAGGAGTCTCTGTCAATGTAATCGCGACGGGATTGGATAACGGAGTCATAAGATTATGGAGTAGCTGGGATTTGAGACTAGTTAGAGAAATAGTAAATGGTACGAAAGGATGTGGAGCAGTAATTGCACTTGCATGGGCTTTGGATCAGCATCATTTTTATGCAGTAACCGAAGATTTTACTGTTCTCATATGGGAAGGATCAAAACGGTTGAGCAACGGAACACCGAAATTCGTTAACTTAACGTCGCTCTAA
- the LOC143182231 gene encoding ankyrin repeat domain-containing protein 49 yields the protein MSSSEEDDQLTDLEAIRDKIMSTPRNERMQVSAWEDDDDGVEADRNAKEPDAKEMLTAAENGDLEKVKMLFMKDKHLLGCTDKDGYTALHRACYGNHVEVVEYLLQVGAKIDAKTMDEWQPLHSACCWNNVECAAILIANGADINARSKGDQTPLHLVSASSHNSPTLQLLLLHPDTNPRLLNSSGDTPEQIAKRTGKYYPLFEIIEDCLNVI from the exons ATGTCATCATCCGAAGAAGATGATCAGTTAACAGATTTAGAAGCTATTCGTGATAAGATAATGAGCACGCCACGGAACGAGCGAATGCAAGTTAGTGCTTGGGAGGACGACGATGATGGAGTTGAAGCAGACCGTAATGCAAAAG AGCCTGATGCAAAAGAAATGCTCACCGCTGCTGAGAATGGCGATCTTGAGAAAGTCAAAATGTTGTTTATGAAAGACAAACACTTGTTAGGATGCACAGACAAGGATGGATATACTGCATTACACAGGGCATGCTATGGAAACCATGTAGAAGTTGTAGAG TATTTACTACAAGTAGGTGCCAAAATAGATGCCAAGACTATGGATGAATGGCAACCACTGCATTCTGCATGCTGCTGGAACAATGTTGAATGTGCAGCAATTTTGATAGCAAATGGTGCAGacataaatgccagaagcaaggGAGATCAGACACCTTTGCATTTAGTATCTGCAAGCTCTCACAATTCTCCTACTTTGCAACTCCTTCTCCTTCATCCAGACACAAATCCTCGATTACTAAATTCAAGTGGAGATACACCAGAACAGATTGCAAAAAGAACAGGAAAGTATTACCCCTTGTTtgagatcattgaagattgcttGAATGTTATTTGA